A window of the Fusarium poae strain DAOMC 252244 chromosome 3, whole genome shotgun sequence genome harbors these coding sequences:
- a CDS encoding hypothetical protein (BUSCO:38620at5125), producing MRFAKNKPLTSLRLIYDSMTAGYKFLTLLTKGQIEKSPEHSEILRHLQKRNQTANFSRSIHPHKKGLPPSKQWRNPPLLTKISAPGEHPRYEPTVRPLPKTAFVGERKVPVFGHTAEMMSFLRIKKPQPENLSRSLGAKTTRFRQTVQDTKKVDRELVPAAALEDLWDDIMHRLLHEKGDTVGVRREGPLESFRFSTILTKAWWEMKLLMFNEDWTARSDAICKLVEQERALAKGEKQSGVGPTDPEVAKESLDQILAEYRRKQTESEQKTKEGGTNSFQDPFASPRWLKKVKASEIEELKRNGLGQARQNKKVKDFFGED from the exons ATGAGATTCGCCAAGAATAAACCGCTCACAAGCTTGAGGCTTATTTACGACTCCATGACCGCAGGGTACAAG TTTCTTACTTTACTGACCAAAGGTCAAATCGAGAAGTCGCCAGAGCATTCCGAAATACTTCGACATCTACAAAAACGTAACCAAACAGCCAATTTTTCTCGCTCGATCCACCCGCACAAGAAAGGTCTTCCTCCCTCAAAACAATGGCGTAACCCTCCGCTTCTCACCAAAATTTCTGCTCCGGGCGAGCACCCAAGATACGAACCGACAGTCCGACCTCTTCCCAAAACCGCGTTTGTAGGCGAACGAAAGGTGCCTGTTTTCGGACACACTGCCGAGATGATGTCGTTCCTGCGAATCAAGAAGCCCCAGCCGGAAAACCTCTCCCGATCGCTAGGGGCAAAGACAACGAGATTCAGACAAACTGTTCAAGATACCAAGAAGGTAGATAGGGAGCTTGTTCCAGCTGCTGCTTTGGAGGATCTCTGGGATGACATCATGCACCGACTGCTGCATGAGAAGGGCGATACAGTTGGAGTAAGGCGAGAGGGTCCTTTAGAATCATTTCGTTTCAGTACTATCTTAACCAAAGCTTGGTGGGAAATGAAACTTCTCATGTTCAATGAGGACTGGACAGCACGCTCAGATGCAATCTGTAAACTCGTGGAGCAAGAGAGGGCATTGGCCAAGGGAGAAAAGCAGAGCGGCGTGGGACCAACCGATCCTGAGGTTGCGAAGGAATCTCTCGACCAGATCCTTGCAGAGTACCGCCGAAAGCAGACCGAATCGGAgcaaaaaacaaaagaggGCGGCACCAACTCATTTCAAGATCCTTTCGCATCACCAAGGTGGTTAAAAAAGGTCAAGGCGTCAGAGATTGAAGAACTGAAAAGGAACGGACTTGGACAAGCGAGGCAAAACAAGAAGGTCAAAGACTTCTTTGGCGAGGACTAG
- a CDS encoding hypothetical protein (TransMembrane:1 (o283-300i)): MGDRARGWTRVGQTGPVQHYGRIWEAERELEELGIIDSWNDDDSWPSISKPLFNGPDAKRFDAKLIKLDDLGYGAFGRVEKVSYGSVCLARKRITRRRGFTIDDLRKESLTMQKLDHRHVVKLIATYAPRTHELCLLIWPAAICNLGTLLEDIEFLRLGEGDREDIIERLDALDIKDLSAIEPSSEDQLLHSTTKCPLEFLRNTIGCIARAMAYCHQNDVRHLDIKPSNILLKADRVYLADFGVSRDVSGQDQTMTEGVPGTERWRAPELYANNGSSMQFSDIYSLGLVFLNIATVLYNVRLAEFDEALKYPSRNTQEEQLCEREKKLNAHLAKLTSHALVTPPFMFTHEGQETENDRLKQKINELEGRDRTYELRLEHERKGHEQAVTNLRNKLKDMEERCLMLEGEAFHRGQQDFRHRDHQVLRTWQGILCGLVDRAPNFPYL, from the exons ATGGGAGATCGGGCCCGGGGATGGACAAGAGTTGGGCAAACAGGCCCGGTTCAACATTATGGTCGCATATGGGAGGCTGAGCGCGAACTTGAAGAACTGGGCATAATCGACAGTTGGAACGACGATGACAGTTGGCCTAGCAT CAGTAAACCGCTCTTCAACGGTCCAGATGCCAAGCGCTTCGATGCGAAACTTATCAAACTTGATGACCTCGGATATGGCGCATTTGGTCGTGTTGAGAAGGTCTCTTATGGCTCGGTCTGTCTTGCGCGCAAGAGAATTACCCGACGCCGCGGCTTCACAATTGATGATCTACGCAAGGAAAGCTTGACCATGCAAAAGCTTGACCACCGACATGTTGTAAAGCTTATTGCGACGTATGCGCCACGAACCCACGAGTTATGTCTCCTTATCTGGCCTGCGGCTATCTGCAACTTGGGCACCCTTCTAGAGGACATAGAGTTCCTGCGACTGGGGGAAGGGGATCGCGAGGACATAATTGAGAGGCTCGACGCACTGGACATCAAGGACTTGAGCGCTATCGAGCCCTCTTCCGAAGATCAGCTTCTTCATTCTACAACAAAATGTCCTCTAGAGTTCCTGCGCAATACGATTGGGTGTATAGCTCGCGCCATGGCTTACTGTCACCAGAACGATGTGAGGCACCTCGACATTAAGCCGTCCAATATTCTCCTAAAGGCGGATCGTGTGTACCTGGCCGATTTTGGGGTCTCCAGAGACGTCAGTGGACAGGACCAAACAATGACAGAAGGTGTACCTGGAACCGAGAGGTGGCGCGCCCCTGAACTCTACGCCAACAATGGATCTAGCATGCAATTTTCCGATATCTACTCGCTAGGCCTTGTCTTTCTAAATATTGCAACAGTGCTATACAATGTCCGGTTGGCCGAATTTGACGAGGCTCTGAAATATCCATCCAGAAACACCCAAGAAGAACAACTTTGCGAGCGAGAGAAAAAACTGAATGCCCATCTTGCAAAGCTTACATCCCATGCTCTGGTCACACCACCTTTTATGTTTACTCATGAGGGCCAAGAAACG GAAAATGATCGTCTGAAACAGAAGATCAACGAATTGGAAGGGCGGGACAGGACGTACGAACTTCGACTCGAGCACGAGCGCAAAGGTCATGAGCAGGCCGTGACTAATCTCCGAAATAAGTTGAAGGACATGGAGGAAAGATGCCTTATGCTGGAAGGCGAAGCTTTCCATC GGGGTCAACAGGATTTCCGACATCGCGATCACCAAGTTTTACGAACATGGCAAGGTATACTTTGCGGTCTCGTGGATCGGGCTCCAAACTTCCCCTACCTGTGA
- a CDS encoding hypothetical protein (TransMembrane:4 (i240-265o271-289i348-365o371-392i)) produces MADSDSPGWKWFPNVKNNWSLDVVTLLAVIGESAMAEQTQTITASLLCLLPRLIPAPQALLKPSRPSRMPETLAKMTGVYSGTTLDSVGFFATIITPLDALQPYSFSVYEIRHTDLSQLYEADINPSLAQESWPLRSLNWVNSRCSSSYYKEHRQNGKEARCNRIPRAPRTDGGLPLPAQASLPAAARITTFEIPDKSLGGEEVPKPITRRLTAKQKVQDMLANPTFANTKRRPAVPAKLFSPIHILSVFSCLLSTAIIACAVVWEDGNAILSVSLMSFTSTIVGYASSWHPILMNRKHTNQVPRGDVMIRTREGAFLLIKCTEEVARELYSGTEECHYHVGGRTYRLLMALGTTLLMLSVVLFGNCTWNSQIFIGGSYIVLNGLYWGLGMIPRAYFWDLSRYEWKEVTPDDAKNAHQVTDENDQREGYPSFTRTLWYAIRETQRTGWVAGSGAAPSTDQWKNWLKEALANAKNGNRTWSSVARKDVIVKENLAADEVFDEAAQHAPAIEVQSTAATGQGQNWEKGGSKF; encoded by the coding sequence ATGGCTGATTCAGACAGCCCAGGCTGGAAATGGTTCCCGAACGTAAAAAACAACTGGTCACTCGACGTCGTTACACTCCTTGCAGTCATTGGCGAGTCGGCCATGGCTGAACAGACTCAGACCATTACGGCGTCTTTACTTTGTCTCCTTCCACGACTGATCCCAGCGCCTCAAGCTCTTCTCAAGCCTTCACGCCCGAGCCGAATGCCCGAAACGCTTGCAAAAATGACGGGTGTTTACAGCGGAACTACTCTCGACTCCGTGGGCTTCTTTGCGACTATCATCACGCCTCTGGACGCCCTTCAGCCGTACAGCTTCAGTGTTTACGAGATTAGACATACTGACCTATCTCAGTTGTACGAGGCCGATATTAACCCTTCTCTGGCCCAGGAAAGTTGGCCCCTGCGAAGTCTCAACTGGGTCAACTCTCGATGCTCAAGTTCTTATTACAAGGAGCATCGACAGAATGGAAAAGAGGCACGATGCAATCGTATCCCTCGTGCCCCGAGAACAGACGGCGGCCTCCCCCTACCTGCACAAGCAAGTTTACCTGCTGCGGCACGTATAACCACCTTCGAAATACCAGACAAGTCACTAGGTGGTGAAGAAGTCCCCAAACCTATCACACGCCGACTTACGGCGAAGCAAAAAGTTCAGGACATGCTCGCAAACCCTACTTTTGCGAATACCAAAAGACGTCCTGCGGTCCCTGCCAAGCTGTTCTCACCAATTCACATACTTTCAGTCTTTTCATGCCTCTTAAGCACAGCTATTATAGCATGCGCTGTGGTGTGGGAAGATGGCAATGCTATCTTGTCCGTCTCCCTTATGTCCTTTACCTCGACGATCGTGGGCTATGCTTCGTCCTGGCATCCCATTCTAATGAACCGGAAACACACGAATCAAGTCCCTCGAGGTGATGTCATGATCCGGACGCGGGAAGGGGCTTTTCTTCTCATCAAATGTACCGAAGAGGTTGCTCGAGAACTATACTCGGGCACAGAAGAGTGTCACTATCATGTTGGTGGTCGTACATATAGATTACTCATGGCTCTTGGGACTACTTTGCTAATGCTGAGTGTTGTTCTGTTTGGAAACTGCACTTGGAACTCGCAGATATTCATTGGTGGCAGTTACATTGTTCTCAATGGACTGTACTGGGGTCTAGGCATGATCCCTCGAGCCTACTTTTGGGATTTGTCTCGATATGAGTGGAAAGAAGTTACCCCTGACGATGCAAAGAATGCCCATCAAGTAACGGACGAGAATGATCAGCGGGAGGGCTATCCCAGCTTCACGCGGACGTTGTGGTATGCTATTCGGGAAACTCAACGGACTGGTTGGGTTGCTGGCAGCGGAGCTGCCCCCAGCACTGACCAGTGGAAGAACTGGCTAAAGGAGGCGTTGGCGAATGCTAAGAATGGAAACAGGACATGGAGCTCTGTGGCCAGGAAGGATGTCATCGTTAAGGAGAATCTTGCTGCCGACGAAGTCTTTGATGAAGCAGCTCAACATGCGCCAGCTATTGAAGTTCAGTCAACGGCCGCCACAGGGCAAGGCCAAAACTGGGAGAAAGGCGGCTCAAAATTTTGA
- a CDS encoding hypothetical protein (BUSCO:28853at5125), which yields MSTNATKRKFNTLLQGLGSSNPNNVDDTPAHDSGKTASPGSIARASGADLELLQKRRRLGFPDSTAPKLGKRANLSATISSIISRRPHGQDSSKTSNAPPARYAPTDRGDLLKRLGTFQEITSWTPKPERVNEVEWAKRGWVCHGKETVRCLLCHRELVVKLNRKDVDGKEISVLVAYEIEEALVDKYAGLIVNSHQEECLWRKRGCDNSILRLSLTNAKVTLAALRERYDELLARKAFLPYEFNLRIPDDLNLDSVLSQLPSDFFTKPPPVKEAVPQPHRVALALALMGWQGLNNPRIGAVPNSASCHTCLRRLGLWMFKSKEVADNGDIIVPAPMDFLDPSREHRFFCPWSNPETQRQGYSQSRSGQDSPGWKVLVQTLANEAHLRSVYEGRSPARHRTQRSVGAPATPQRPGTAASINTPIATPGSVAESIPDNTEDDDKDRDVKDKERWARLKRVKSLFDTKGSRKLRQSISKSISRPGTAHSTRSSGEAKDS from the exons ATGTCGACCAACGCAACGAAAAGGAAATTCAACACTTTACTACAAGGTCTTGGATCTTCGAATCCAAATAATGTTGACGACACGCCAGCGCATGACTCTGGCAAGACTGCCTCTCCTGGCTCAATAGCTCGCGCATCCGGTGCCGATTTAGAGCTGCTGCAGAAACGCCGACGACTGGGTTTTCCGGACTCGACTGCTCCTAAGCTGGGAAAGAGAGCCAACCTATCGGCGACCATATCTTCTATTATCTCTCGACGTCCGCACGGCCAAGACTCGTCTAAAACTTCTAATGCACCACCCGCACGATATGCGCCAACCGATCGAGGAGACCTGTTAAAGCGACTCGGTACTTTCCAAGAAATAACAAGCTGGACTCCAAAGCCGGAAAGAGTGAATGAGGTGGAATGGGCGAAGCGTGGATGGGTGTGTCATGGCAAGGAGACAGTTCGCTGTCTTCTCTGTCATCGCGAATTGGTCGTCAAGCTCAACCGTAAGGACGTTGACGGCAAAGAAATCTCTGTTCTCGTAGCGTATGAAATTG AAGAGGCTCTAGTGGACAAGTATGCCGGCCTGATTGTAAATTCACACCAGGAAGAATGTCTTTGGCGCAAACGAGGCTGCGATA ACTCTATTCTACGTCTGTCTTTGACAAATGCAAAGGTGACCCTTGCCGCTTTGCGTGAGCGCTACGATGAGCTGTTGGCAAGAAAAGCGTTCTTGCCATACGAATTCAATCTTCGAATACCAGATGACTTAAACCTAGACAGTGTCCTCTCACAACTTCCCAGCGACTTCTTCACTAAGCCACCTCCTGTGAAAGAGGCTGTGCCTCAACCACACCGTGTCGCCTTGGCACTTGCCCTGATGGGATGGCAAGGTCTAAACAATCCCCGCATTGGTGCAGTCCCAAACTCAGCCTCTTGCCACACATGCCTTAGACGCCTGGGGCTCTGGATGTTCAAGAGCAAAGAAGTGGCAGATAATGGGGATATCATAGTACCTGCCCCCATGGATTTCCTGGACCCATCCAGAGAGCATCGTTTCTTCTGTCCGTGGTCCAACCCCGAAACGCAAAGGCAAGGCTATTCCCAAAGCCGTTCCGGCCAAGATTCGCCAGGCTGGAAGGTGTTAGTGCAAACACTTGCAAACGAAGCCCACCTTCGAAGTGTCTATGAGGGGCGTTCGCCTGCCCGGCATCGAACTCAGCGTTCGGTGGGTGCGCCGGCCACACCACAGAGGCCTGGCACGGCTGCATCTATCAACACACCAATCGCGACACCCGGCTCGGTTGCTGAATCTATCCCGGACAATACCGAAGATGACGACAAAGACAGGGAtgtcaaggacaaggagcGATGGGCGAGATTGAAGAGAGTAAAGAGCTTGTTCGACACAAAGGGGAGTAGGAAGTTGAGGCAGTCAATTAGCAAGTCTATCAGCCGACCAGGAACGGCACACTCGACAAGATCCAGTGGCGAAGCGAAGGATTCATAA
- a CDS encoding hypothetical protein (BUSCO:39322at5125), with protein MQRIKSPPLDSDSNDWEPVGPGTPETSTAPNRSDVLKAQKPKPTKPKGPLPKGIKPHQQVLFQSESICFKKGLESPVDVPKEDKPPLAAAGKFFEEDCQILYSAESLYHHPQNDHVPEIVVLGASNAGKSSFLNALTGGEDIAKVSHKPGKTTTMNAYGTGPRPKIAKELVRKGDVPPKHSLILMDTPGYGFRSQEDWGKTILKYLNVRKMLRGAVLLMPADKKLQETDRWMLRTLARSNTRTLIVITKADKPGERWQEACRNLHDQIQDIIGGLSAHSAPSWREGSSRVLGVYATASKIAFVSRRLGNGGGIGGVRLAVLEMAGFSLGEKIEKQAETKAYSGKVVSFDDIVWKS; from the coding sequence ATGCAAAGAATTAAGAGCCCACCACTAGATTCTGATTCAAACGATTGGGAGCCGGTAGGCCCTGGTACTCCAGAAACCAGTACCGCACCCAATCGTTCCGACGTCCTAAAAGCACAAAAACCGAAACCTACCAAGCCGAAAGGGCCATTACCAAAAGGAATCAAACCTCACCAGCAAGTGTTGTTTCAAAGTGAATCTATATGCTTCAAGAAAGGCCTAGAATCGCCAGTCGATGTGCCTAAAGAAGACAAACCCCCTCTTGCAGCAGCCGGGAAGTTCTTCGAAGAGGACTGCCAGATACTCTATTCTGCTGAATCCCTGTATCACCACCCTCAAAACGACCATGTCCCAGAAATCGTGGTCCTAGGAGCCTCCAATGCCGGCAAATCATCTTTCCTCAACGCCCTCACTGGTGGCGAAGATATCGCCAAAGTTAGCCACAAGCCAGGCAAAACCACCACAATGAATGCCTATGGTACAGGGCCAAGGCCGAAAATTGCCAAAGAGCTTGTTCGCAAGGGAGATGTGCCGCCGAAACACAGCCTTATCCTTATGGATACACCAGGCTATGGCTTCAGAAGTCAAGAAGATTGGGGGAAGACCATCCTGAAGTATCTGAATGTCAGAAAAATGCTTCGTGGCGCAGTACTTTTGATGCCAGCCGACAAAAAGCTCCAAGAAACAGACAGATGGATGTTAAGAACTCTAGCTCGATCAAATACTCGAACTTTGATTGTCATCACCAAAGCCGACAAGCCCGGAGAGAGATGGCAAGAAGCATGTCGCAACCTCCACGACCAGATTCAAGACATCATAGGCGGGCTTTCAGCTCATTCAGCTCCAAGCTGGAGGGAAGGGTCTAGCCGTGTACTCGGCGTCTATGCCACAGCTTCCAAAATAGCCTTCGTATCTCGCCGTCTGGGCAATGGTGGAGGCATTGGAGGTGTAAGACTGGCAGTTTTGGAAATGGCTGGCTTCTCTCTAGGCGAGAAAATCGAGAAGCAAGCTGAGACGAAGGCTTATTCTGGGAAGGTTGTATCTTTTGACGATATTGTTTGGAAGTCCTGA
- a CDS encoding hypothetical protein (BUSCO:45820at5125), with protein sequence MGTTNLTEIDAHEQPSDEMRAEWKSYMCQDHKSLLNDTRIDDPRAPLEESGFRKVSIISKEQVARSFARLHPDLTSEVESDVQVIHHPLLPGLLIIPSLLPPSVQKTLLDRTIHRDLSVQNHQTNLHLHYKLPYPEGNDQDERSFFSIDPETPASFIPKDPNVHNPLSIKQVMQRKLHWVTLGGQYDWTNRIYPQELPPQFPTDISHLLKDLFPETDAQAAILNFYTPGDTMMMHRDVSEETDKGLISLSFGCDGLFMIAPNELKPATGSEIPGEKQYLLLRLRSGDAIYMTHESRYAWHGVPKVLKDTCPSYLEEWPAREDGKFSEWRGWMKTKRINLNVRQMRD encoded by the exons ATGGGAACAACAAACCTGACAGAAATCGACGCCCACGAGCAACCGTCTGATGAGATGCGTGCTGAGTGGAAGAGTTATATGTGTCAAGATCACAAAAGCCTGCTCAACGACACCCGCATCGATGATCCACGCGCCCCTCTGGAAGAGTCTGGATTTCGCAAAGTCTCAATCATCTCTAAAGAGCAAGTTGCTAGAAGCTTTGCTCGACTGCACCCGGACCTGACCTCCGAGGTCGAGAGTGACGTCCAGGTCATCCACCATCCATTGCTACCAG GCCTGTTGATCATACCCTCACTTTTGCCGCCATCTGTGCAAAAGACTTTACTAGATCGTACAATCCATCGTGATCTCAGCGTGCAGAACCACCAGACCAATTTGCACCTACACTACAAACTACCATACCCGGAGGGAAACGATCAAGATGAGagatccttcttctccatcgaCCCTGAAACACCCGCCTCGTTCATACCAAAAGACCCCAACGTTCATAACCCGCTATCTATCAAGCAGGTCATGCAACGAAAACTACACTGGGTAACGCTTGGTGGCCAGTATGATTGGACTAATCGCATTTACCCCCAAGAATTGCCCCCGCAGTTCCCGACCGACATCTCTCATTTGTTGAAGGACTTGTTCCCTGAGACCGATGCACAGGCAGCCATCCTCAACTTCTATACACCAGGCGACACCATGATGATGCACCGGGATGTTAGCGAAGAGACAGACAAAGGACTCATCAGCCTGAGCTTTGGTTGCGATGGTCTTTTCATGATCGCTCCCAATGAACTAAAACCAGCGACTGGAAGCGAAATACCTGGTGAAAAGCAGTACCTGCTGCTAAGACTCAGATCTGGTGACGCTATTTACATGACGCATGAATCAAGATATGCCTGGCACGGAGTGCCGAAAGTGCTCAAGGATACATGCCCTTCTTATCTTGAAGAATGGCCAGCTCGTGAAGATGGCAAATTTTCGGAATGGCGAGGATGGATGAAAACCAAGAGGATCAACCTAAATGTTCGTCAAATGCGAGATTGA